In Sutterella faecalis, a genomic segment contains:
- a CDS encoding autotransporter family protein, with protein sequence MNQKDSYLVGAANGNIDMEIGSGTLWSVTDDSIFENLRPTGGTIDLHHAEDKWNEANPYQYLMVKNITDEAYLLESGTRTVAPAENSLFILNTNIMGDPEKDGKRVFSFDGITYYNKVEDDGKIEDGTVEDGVFTGNGSFVFNGDEVPIELKGFKVAEAAARMRHDIRFGDFLDFRTYEASKGQESREQHYRVRINDETIADGSIDYRGRVLKFATTPANVKLTGDWTSLDYTAFKYKPKIWKTEHTDQYVKADGTLDTRPGSVLNEEGEIQEAVNTTLFERDDYDKVVEGLESTESDPDALDIATGMTDYWVSGYTKEINDPGKTTTAIAGISFNPIYLSTLRKRLGEVRYGAQDGLWAKAMMMKDSVGGIASKGYDQDLYGVSFGYDHLVRNTEEGLWLLGANIRQAHAEQDLMDGLGSGKTDAIGLNAYATWANYQGAYADFVLSADHYRQKLSTVGESGKITGKYNTLGWGASIEVGHMFHTTRNDLSWGPWYNSWWLEPQLQLAFYRVEGEKYTLSSGGRIRQKDADSLIGRAGIVVGKKFNYGEDREEIDRRYSQVYLKAGVKHDFLGDRTVWFGSDRFDGEVAGKTTFYYGLGGDWQFNERMRLYGQIERETGDDYEKDYEVSVGLKYEF encoded by the coding sequence ATGAACCAAAAGGACTCCTATCTCGTCGGCGCCGCCAACGGCAATATCGATATGGAGATTGGTTCCGGTACGCTCTGGTCCGTTACGGACGACAGCATTTTCGAAAACCTGCGTCCCACTGGCGGCACGATTGATCTTCACCACGCGGAAGACAAATGGAATGAGGCGAATCCGTATCAATATCTAATGGTGAAAAACATCACAGATGAAGCCTATCTGTTGGAGAGCGGTACTCGCACGGTTGCGCCTGCTGAAAACTCTCTCTTCATCCTCAACACCAACATCATGGGCGACCCTGAGAAGGACGGCAAACGCGTCTTCTCCTTCGACGGCATAACCTATTACAACAAGGTTGAGGACGACGGAAAAATCGAAGATGGCACCGTTGAAGATGGAGTCTTCACCGGAAACGGCAGCTTCGTCTTCAACGGTGATGAAGTGCCGATTGAGCTCAAGGGCTTCAAGGTAGCGGAGGCCGCTGCGCGCATGCGGCACGACATCCGCTTCGGCGACTTTCTCGACTTCCGGACGTATGAAGCTTCCAAAGGTCAGGAGTCCAGGGAGCAGCACTATCGCGTCCGCATCAACGACGAAACGATTGCAGACGGATCCATTGACTACCGCGGCCGCGTGCTTAAGTTTGCGACCACGCCGGCGAACGTGAAGCTGACGGGCGACTGGACGTCGCTCGACTACACCGCCTTCAAGTACAAGCCGAAAATCTGGAAGACGGAGCACACGGATCAGTACGTGAAAGCTGACGGTACCCTTGATACGCGTCCCGGAAGCGTGCTGAATGAAGAGGGCGAAATTCAGGAAGCAGTGAATACCACGCTCTTCGAGCGCGATGATTACGACAAGGTCGTGGAAGGTCTCGAATCCACGGAATCCGATCCCGATGCCCTTGACATCGCTACCGGCATGACCGACTACTGGGTCTCCGGCTACACGAAGGAGATCAACGATCCCGGCAAGACCACCACAGCCATCGCGGGCATCAGCTTCAACCCGATCTATCTGAGCACGCTGAGAAAGCGTCTCGGCGAAGTGCGCTACGGCGCTCAGGACGGTCTCTGGGCCAAGGCCATGATGATGAAGGATTCGGTGGGCGGCATTGCCTCGAAGGGATACGACCAGGATCTCTACGGCGTGAGCTTCGGCTACGACCATCTCGTGCGCAATACCGAAGAGGGCTTGTGGCTCCTGGGCGCCAATATCCGTCAGGCGCATGCCGAGCAGGATCTGATGGATGGTCTTGGCTCCGGCAAAACAGATGCGATCGGCCTCAACGCCTATGCGACCTGGGCCAATTATCAGGGTGCCTACGCGGACTTCGTGCTCTCGGCCGACCATTACCGTCAGAAGCTTTCCACGGTCGGAGAAAGCGGAAAGATTACGGGCAAATACAACACGCTCGGCTGGGGCGCCTCGATCGAAGTGGGCCACATGTTCCACACGACGCGAAACGACCTCTCCTGGGGCCCCTGGTACAACTCGTGGTGGCTTGAGCCCCAGCTTCAGCTCGCTTTCTATCGCGTGGAGGGCGAAAAGTACACGCTTTCGAGCGGCGGCAGAATCCGGCAGAAGGACGCCGATTCGCTCATCGGCCGCGCCGGCATCGTGGTCGGGAAGAAATTCAATTACGGCGAAGACCGGGAGGAAATCGACCGCCGCTATTCGCAGGTTTATCTGAAGGCCGGCGTCAAGCACGACTTCCTTGGGGACCGCACCGTCTGGTTCGGCAGCGACCGGTTCGACGGCGAGGTGGCCGGGAAGACGACTTTCTACTATGGTCTGGGCGGCGACTGGCAGTTCAATGAACGCATGCGTCTTTACGGACAGATCGAACGCGAAACCGGCGACGACTACGAGAAGGACTACGAAGTCTCGGTCGGTCTCAAGTACGAGTTCTGA
- a CDS encoding zinc-binding metallopeptidase family protein — protein MNRLKLSAAALLLAFGIPALAAVPQVSPEMKANAETMWQDAVFQKMYDELKSEEGQKWRFNTLMELVRIASPSRLELRRQQEITKRLVNEWGFAPEDIMTTPEGIIKGAGLQIVDGKPVYNVCVRIPGTYPQRPGAESYKGQFPKVLFEGHIDTVNPAELPPETNPYVPVKIQKVKEPLVATPAELEAIKDELHFDKNGRVIEDENWKKAYRRFNDLDEAVKADAYRIYVTGFGDAMINTVSVLTAAKMMKKYGIKPVYDVWFCGTAGEEGKGNLCGMKQLYGYNQDTGKGNNALNFVANVAADSLSPGSSIVNYLGSYRFEITYSERDGFKPGDKPRPSALSAVSRAIAAISDIHSPYDLDKKAERTTYTVGVVNCTKPAEGARSPDCTLMVDMRSPTQGPLTAIRSQIEPQFRKAMEAENAAYGLKAGDKDAVTMKLVWFGDRPAYQRTDYNVPLLQAYWQTGRTIGIDNQNKELTERAASLNDNVPAAVGVPTINFNMGTAAKTGGGHTWYEYGIPGNGQDEAKRIMRFLMTGLLVSGCELSDGRVIEPSVPPVGERTTEDMYK, from the coding sequence ATGAACCGTCTGAAGCTCTCTGCCGCGGCACTTCTTCTCGCCTTCGGCATTCCGGCGCTGGCTGCCGTTCCGCAGGTGTCGCCGGAAATGAAGGCAAATGCCGAGACCATGTGGCAGGATGCGGTTTTCCAGAAGATGTACGACGAACTCAAGAGCGAGGAAGGCCAGAAATGGCGCTTCAATACGCTCATGGAGCTCGTGCGCATTGCGTCGCCCTCGCGCCTTGAACTTCGCCGCCAGCAGGAAATCACGAAGCGCCTCGTGAACGAATGGGGCTTTGCGCCGGAGGACATCATGACGACGCCCGAAGGCATCATCAAGGGCGCAGGCCTCCAGATCGTCGACGGGAAGCCCGTCTACAACGTCTGCGTGCGGATCCCCGGCACCTATCCTCAGCGCCCGGGTGCGGAAAGCTATAAAGGCCAGTTCCCCAAGGTCCTTTTCGAAGGCCACATCGATACGGTCAATCCCGCAGAGCTTCCGCCTGAAACGAATCCCTATGTTCCGGTGAAGATTCAGAAGGTGAAGGAGCCTCTGGTTGCGACTCCGGCCGAACTCGAAGCCATCAAGGATGAACTTCATTTCGACAAAAACGGCCGAGTCATTGAGGACGAGAACTGGAAGAAGGCCTACCGGCGCTTCAATGACCTTGACGAAGCCGTGAAGGCCGACGCCTACCGCATCTACGTCACGGGCTTCGGCGACGCGATGATCAATACGGTCTCTGTGCTTACGGCCGCCAAGATGATGAAGAAGTACGGGATCAAGCCCGTCTACGACGTCTGGTTCTGCGGCACCGCGGGTGAGGAAGGGAAAGGCAACCTCTGCGGCATGAAGCAGCTCTACGGCTACAACCAGGATACGGGGAAAGGCAACAACGCCCTAAACTTCGTCGCCAATGTGGCTGCCGATTCGCTCTCGCCCGGCTCCTCGATCGTCAACTACCTCGGCTCCTACCGCTTCGAAATCACGTATTCGGAGCGCGACGGCTTCAAGCCCGGCGACAAGCCCCGTCCCTCCGCGCTCTCGGCAGTGAGCCGCGCGATTGCCGCGATTTCCGACATTCATTCGCCCTACGACCTCGACAAGAAGGCGGAACGCACCACCTACACCGTGGGCGTCGTCAACTGCACGAAGCCTGCTGAAGGCGCAAGAAGCCCCGACTGCACGCTCATGGTCGACATGAGAAGCCCGACCCAGGGGCCGCTCACCGCCATCCGCAGCCAGATTGAACCGCAGTTCCGGAAAGCCATGGAAGCGGAAAACGCCGCCTACGGCCTCAAGGCGGGCGACAAGGACGCCGTCACGATGAAGCTCGTCTGGTTCGGCGACCGCCCGGCCTATCAGAGAACCGACTACAACGTTCCGCTTCTGCAGGCCTACTGGCAGACGGGCCGCACGATCGGAATCGACAACCAGAATAAGGAACTCACGGAGCGAGCCGCCTCGCTCAACGACAACGTCCCCGCTGCTGTCGGCGTTCCCACCATCAACTTCAACATGGGTACGGCTGCGAAGACCGGAGGCGGCCACACCTGGTACGAATACGGCATTCCCGGAAACGGTCAGGATGAAGCCAAGCGCATCATGCGCTTCCTCATGACGGGCCTTCTGGTTTCAGGCTGCGAACTTTCAGACGGCCGCGTGATTGAGCCGAGCGTACCGCCCGTCGGCGAACGCACCACCGAAGACATGTACAAATAA
- a CDS encoding SNF2-related protein — protein sequence MAPRRQYGTTWWGAEWLRALERVDNANRLPRGKTYANTGRVIEAKFNGRSLRIEALVDGSAYYPYEVEVGMKPVPAKSVKRLADAIAADPDIVAGLLDGELPKEIAPLCEKLGIELFPGSWRSMHLSCSCPDSARVCKHIAAVFYIIADRIDLDPFFIFEFRGIHLKDELKARGINLGGAVTVKPLAPGDLLRRASEGFPRTASDSEDLPEEERARLESEALARLRSLSLSDLPDLTDVMLGLYPKTTPITSSKDCSEYLNALWKHAGKTISAIEKRAAQNELAASEGGLLTSSRALSALSDRITEELGEEYPELNTPGARVLLGFGQDGMERTLEISHPAEDGKKAKAVLLPLEGFFPAIRMTSAREAEALPAEFECWREIFRLAAELLKLGAIVPAVTESPKIKSPAPRVWWLPALRDAAVRRAVTELGLGIAPWARGMISEKALKIFPEAEASPFAAAILLLSAAIAGFLRNTIGNYPKLADREDILDFAVSGLDLTPLDGRTASDAGVVLARALAPFALGDVYPWLPVLTVRSAKEGAIKLNFGIIGRNADIRAAAEKELNAPEDEAAPETPDVPNEKALAGSPVPTERPLMLSRLIKEPRYAAHRYAALTVLKTLCAGAPVLERIRSSRGKPATLEMEDLRDFLFETAPYLTMLGVTLMLPASMRNLLRPKLTASAGAGEGFTKSLLAKNAIGEFNWKAAIGNVEMTAEEFLKLAEAHRGEVIQINESFVYLDPAEIDLIRRTLENPPELSALEKMRAVLTGKYEGAAVEVSPEIREALKHITDVEEVPPPRGLNAELRPYQERGYSWLMKNLSLGLGSLIADDMGLGKTLQVISAILELKNRGSLKARKVLAVLPTTLITNWTREIAKFAPTLTVGTYYGADRRLPAPEEAPDVLLTSYGTLRRDYEALSSVRWKLLVLDEAQAIKNISTAQTAAVRGIKADQVIAMTGTPVENRLMEYWSILSAVQPKLLGTQKEFAKTFAEPIEGDRDPQAAEAFRRLTAPFMLRRLKTDKSIIADLPEKNTADHYALMRTEQAALYAATLLKLMEKIRKAEEAPDASSPSGRMARRGLVLKLITSLKEICNSPSQYSKTEALRPDSGKADAMLEILGQCLESDRKVLIFTQYREMGERLQAWIEAATGERPDFLHGGVSRTERMKMVDRFQTDRTARIFILSLKAGGTGLNLTAASAVIHYDLWWNPAVEAQATDRAFRIGQRRDVLVYRLITAGSFEEKINDMLASKRDLADLTVAAGESWIGDLPAKELNRIFALS from the coding sequence ATGGCTCCCAGACGACAATACGGCACCACCTGGTGGGGCGCAGAGTGGCTGCGCGCCCTCGAGCGCGTCGACAACGCCAACCGCCTTCCCCGCGGGAAAACTTATGCCAACACCGGCCGCGTGATTGAAGCAAAGTTCAACGGCCGCAGCCTTCGCATCGAGGCGCTTGTCGACGGATCCGCCTACTACCCCTATGAGGTTGAGGTCGGGATGAAGCCCGTCCCCGCGAAGAGCGTCAAGCGCCTTGCGGACGCCATTGCCGCCGACCCGGACATCGTCGCGGGGCTCCTTGACGGGGAGCTCCCGAAGGAAATCGCGCCTCTTTGCGAAAAGCTCGGGATTGAACTTTTTCCCGGAAGCTGGAGGTCGATGCACCTCTCCTGCTCGTGCCCGGATTCGGCGCGGGTCTGCAAGCACATCGCTGCGGTCTTCTACATCATTGCCGACCGCATCGACCTCGATCCCTTCTTCATCTTTGAATTCCGGGGCATTCACCTCAAGGATGAGCTGAAGGCCCGCGGGATCAATCTCGGGGGCGCCGTGACGGTGAAGCCCCTTGCGCCCGGTGATCTCCTCCGTCGCGCATCAGAAGGCTTCCCCCGTACCGCTTCGGATTCCGAAGACCTTCCGGAAGAAGAACGCGCGAGGCTTGAATCCGAAGCGCTCGCGCGGCTTCGCTCGCTCTCCCTCTCCGACCTCCCCGACCTTACCGATGTGATGCTCGGGCTCTACCCGAAGACAACCCCCATCACGTCGAGCAAGGACTGCAGCGAATATCTCAATGCCCTCTGGAAGCATGCGGGAAAGACGATCTCCGCCATTGAAAAGCGCGCCGCTCAGAATGAACTCGCGGCTTCCGAAGGCGGACTCCTTACCTCGAGCCGTGCGCTTTCGGCCCTGAGCGATCGGATAACTGAAGAGCTCGGCGAAGAATATCCGGAACTCAACACCCCGGGCGCCCGGGTGCTGCTCGGGTTCGGGCAGGACGGCATGGAACGCACGCTCGAAATCTCGCATCCGGCAGAGGACGGGAAAAAGGCGAAAGCCGTTCTGCTTCCTCTCGAAGGGTTCTTCCCGGCGATCCGCATGACGAGCGCCCGCGAGGCGGAAGCCCTTCCGGCGGAATTCGAGTGCTGGCGGGAAATTTTCCGCCTTGCCGCAGAGCTCCTCAAGCTTGGCGCCATCGTTCCGGCCGTGACGGAGTCTCCCAAAATCAAGTCCCCTGCCCCTCGCGTCTGGTGGCTTCCGGCGCTTCGCGATGCGGCCGTTCGGCGCGCCGTCACGGAACTCGGGCTCGGCATCGCCCCCTGGGCCAGGGGCATGATTTCCGAGAAGGCGCTCAAAATCTTCCCGGAAGCGGAAGCGTCGCCTTTTGCAGCCGCGATTCTGCTCCTCTCCGCCGCCATTGCCGGATTCCTCAGAAACACCATCGGGAACTATCCGAAGCTCGCCGACCGAGAGGACATTCTCGACTTTGCGGTTTCGGGGCTCGATCTCACGCCGCTCGACGGCCGAACGGCGTCCGATGCGGGCGTCGTCCTCGCCCGCGCGCTCGCGCCCTTTGCCCTCGGCGACGTCTACCCGTGGCTCCCCGTGCTGACGGTCCGGAGCGCAAAGGAGGGCGCAATCAAGCTCAATTTCGGCATCATCGGCCGCAATGCCGACATCCGCGCCGCTGCCGAAAAGGAACTCAACGCCCCCGAAGATGAGGCTGCTCCCGAAACCCCGGACGTGCCGAATGAAAAAGCGCTTGCCGGGAGCCCCGTGCCCACCGAGCGGCCCCTGATGCTCTCGCGCCTCATTAAGGAACCGCGCTACGCGGCGCACCGGTATGCCGCGCTGACCGTTCTCAAAACGCTTTGCGCGGGAGCGCCCGTACTCGAAAGAATCCGATCGTCGAGGGGCAAGCCCGCCACGCTCGAAATGGAGGACCTCCGGGACTTTCTCTTTGAGACGGCCCCCTACCTCACCATGCTCGGCGTCACGCTGATGCTCCCGGCCTCGATGCGAAACCTCCTGCGCCCGAAGCTCACGGCTTCTGCAGGCGCGGGCGAAGGCTTCACGAAGAGCCTCCTCGCCAAGAACGCCATCGGAGAATTCAACTGGAAGGCCGCCATCGGCAATGTCGAGATGACGGCCGAGGAGTTCCTGAAGCTCGCCGAAGCCCATCGGGGCGAAGTCATTCAGATCAACGAGAGCTTCGTCTACCTCGACCCGGCGGAAATCGACCTCATCCGACGCACGCTTGAAAACCCGCCTGAACTCTCAGCGCTCGAAAAGATGCGCGCGGTGCTCACGGGCAAATATGAAGGCGCAGCGGTTGAGGTGTCGCCTGAAATCAGGGAGGCTTTGAAGCACATTACCGATGTCGAGGAGGTTCCTCCTCCCAGGGGTCTCAACGCCGAGCTCCGCCCCTATCAGGAGCGCGGCTACTCGTGGCTCATGAAGAACCTCTCCCTCGGGCTCGGCTCACTCATCGCCGACGACATGGGTCTCGGGAAAACGCTTCAGGTCATTTCCGCCATTCTGGAACTCAAAAACCGCGGCTCCCTCAAAGCCCGCAAGGTGCTTGCGGTCCTTCCGACCACACTCATCACGAACTGGACGCGCGAGATCGCGAAATTCGCCCCGACCCTCACTGTCGGCACGTACTACGGCGCCGACCGCAGGCTCCCTGCTCCCGAAGAAGCGCCCGATGTGCTGCTGACGAGCTACGGAACATTGCGGCGCGACTATGAAGCGCTCTCCTCGGTCCGCTGGAAGCTCCTCGTTCTCGACGAAGCGCAGGCAATCAAGAATATTTCAACCGCACAGACCGCAGCCGTCCGCGGCATCAAGGCCGATCAGGTGATCGCCATGACGGGCACGCCCGTCGAAAACCGTCTGATGGAATACTGGTCGATTCTGTCGGCCGTGCAACCGAAGCTCCTCGGCACGCAGAAGGAATTCGCCAAAACCTTTGCCGAACCCATTGAAGGCGACCGCGATCCGCAGGCGGCGGAAGCCTTCCGGCGCCTGACCGCGCCCTTCATGCTGCGGCGTCTCAAGACCGACAAGTCGATCATTGCGGATCTTCCGGAAAAGAATACGGCGGACCACTACGCCCTGATGCGCACCGAACAGGCGGCGCTTTATGCGGCGACGCTCCTGAAGCTCATGGAAAAAATCCGCAAGGCCGAGGAAGCTCCCGACGCCTCCTCGCCATCGGGCCGCATGGCGCGCCGCGGGCTTGTCCTCAAGCTCATCACGAGCTTGAAGGAAATCTGCAATTCGCCGTCGCAGTATTCGAAGACGGAAGCGCTTCGCCCGGATTCAGGCAAAGCCGATGCGATGCTTGAGATCCTCGGCCAGTGCCTCGAATCCGACCGCAAGGTGCTCATCTTCACGCAGTACCGCGAGATGGGCGAACGTCTTCAGGCGTGGATCGAAGCCGCAACGGGCGAGCGCCCCGACTTCCTCCACGGTGGCGTCTCCAGAACCGAACGCATGAAGATGGTGGACCGCTTCCAGACGGACCGCACGGCGAGAATCTTCATTCTTTCCCTCAAGGCGGGCGGCACGGGCCTCAATCTGACCGCCGCTTCGGCCGTCATCCATTACGACCTCTGGTGGAACCCGGCCGTTGAAGCGCAGGCAACCGACCGCGCCTTCCGCATCGGACAGCGCCGTGATGTTCTGGTCTACCGGCTCATCACCGCCGGATCCTTTGAAGAGAAGATCAACGACATGCTGGCTTCAAAGCGCGACCTTGCGGACCTCACCGTCGCCGCAGGCGAATCCTGGATCGGCGACCTGCCGGCGAAGGAACTCAACCGGATCTTTGCGCTTTCCTGA
- a CDS encoding OmpA family protein: MHTKLKLAVLAAFSAVTFTALSANAAYSVYSDPDCGPKVESSAWFIDYSGTMQEKLKEPEEKSYPDWAKGKEKEYDELFEYRKVVLAKNLLLKLRRMLPAEAGIQVAAGTMAPHTLPVGFKDDFEEKVGRLPERLEVFGRMTNPGEGLIDYEKRLERYAESEKELQRETAELLRKKSALLFFTDGDQVNRGRLFEEGWKAFREKEPLAKPVLVAFTDDEETKREVNRLAEVVPGLITADARELLLNDESMAAFIAKVFYTPCLDFTLSADTLFAFDKHVLKPEGIAEIHHVAEVLAKERKIIDQLHIRFSITAHTDRIGTYEYNDRLSERRLNTVLRQLEKEGVDMSLFVIRRAEGEYHPVTGDACKGLWNQEAIDCLQPDRRVEIRMVRPE, translated from the coding sequence ATGCATACGAAATTGAAGCTTGCCGTTCTTGCTGCATTCTCTGCCGTCACGTTCACAGCTCTCTCGGCGAATGCCGCTTATTCCGTTTACTCCGACCCCGACTGCGGGCCGAAGGTCGAGAGCTCGGCCTGGTTCATCGACTATTCGGGAACGATGCAGGAAAAGCTCAAAGAGCCCGAAGAGAAGTCCTATCCGGACTGGGCAAAGGGCAAGGAGAAGGAATACGACGAGCTCTTCGAATACCGGAAGGTCGTGCTTGCGAAGAACCTTCTTCTGAAGCTCCGCAGGATGCTCCCGGCTGAAGCCGGAATCCAGGTGGCTGCCGGCACGATGGCGCCCCATACGCTCCCCGTGGGCTTTAAGGACGACTTTGAAGAGAAGGTGGGGCGGCTCCCCGAACGCCTCGAGGTATTCGGGCGCATGACGAACCCCGGCGAAGGCCTGATCGACTACGAGAAGCGCCTGGAGCGCTATGCGGAGTCGGAGAAGGAACTTCAGCGCGAGACCGCAGAGCTCCTGCGGAAAAAGAGCGCGCTTCTTTTCTTCACCGACGGCGACCAGGTGAATCGCGGGCGCCTTTTTGAAGAAGGCTGGAAGGCCTTCCGGGAAAAGGAGCCTCTGGCGAAGCCCGTTCTTGTTGCCTTCACGGATGATGAAGAGACGAAAAGGGAAGTCAACCGTCTCGCTGAAGTCGTTCCCGGACTCATCACGGCGGACGCGCGCGAGCTCCTTTTGAATGATGAATCGATGGCCGCCTTCATCGCGAAGGTCTTCTATACGCCGTGCCTCGACTTCACGCTTTCGGCCGACACGCTCTTTGCGTTTGACAAGCACGTGTTGAAGCCCGAAGGCATCGCGGAAATTCATCATGTCGCCGAAGTGCTTGCGAAGGAGCGGAAGATCATCGATCAGCTTCACATCCGCTTCTCGATCACGGCGCATACGGACCGCATCGGTACATACGAGTACAACGATCGACTCTCAGAACGCCGCCTCAACACCGTACTCAGGCAGCTTGAGAAGGAAGGCGTCGACATGTCGCTCTTCGTGATCCGGCGTGCCGAAGGCGAATATCACCCGGTGACGGGCGACGCCTGCAAGGGCCTCTGGAACCAGGAAGCGATCGACTGCCTGCAGCCTGACCGCCGCGTCGAAATCCGCATGGTGCGGCCAGAGTAA